A single Anopheles funestus chromosome 2RL, idAnoFuneDA-416_04, whole genome shotgun sequence DNA region contains:
- the LOC125762234 gene encoding uncharacterized protein LOC125762234 translates to MSELNPVKLLVLLSYFLAVFGTIENDQVKSRQRRFLIFPRANPQRLQLIGGFGIPADIQLESITMGYVIKSVYFLPWNSSHWIPPFLDRHEFETARTPHILRRRESSMATPLVIAPQKLYELYDGQSDELDDEDLPSEFGTSSPQSRWTFYHILEQLFDQKGLNGRSCVLRAICEGSEASFTHTSGLIGELLHIAFTPSSTNDVQTEPHHILYGEAERIPGLMSATKGGGASVCADMYAECKLSLLDSFSSVFHGLLSAM, encoded by the exons ATGTCAGAACTAAATCCAGTGAAGCTTCTAGTGTTGCTATCATATTTCCTAGCTGTGTTCGGCACAATCGAAAACGATCAGGTCAAATCACGCCAACGACGCTTTTTAATCTTTCCACGCGCCAATCCACAACGTTTGCAGCTGATCGGCGGGTTTGGTATACCGGCCGATATACAGCTCGAATCCATCACGATGGGATATGTGATCAAATCGGTCTATTTCTTACCCTGGAACTCGTCTCACTGGATACCGCCCTTTCTCGATCGTCATGAGTTTGAGACAGCACGTACACCGCATATCCTTCGTAGACGAGAATCCTCGATGGCAACACCACTGGTGATAGCGCCTCAGAAGTTGTACGAACTTTACGATGGTCAGTCGGATGAGTTGGACGATGAAGATCTACCCTCAGAGTTTGGAACATCTTCACCACAATCCCGATGGACGTTTTATCACATCCTGGAACAGCTGTTCGATCA AAAAGGTTTAAATGGTCGTAGCTGTGTGTTGCGTGCAATTTGTGAAGGTTCCGAAGCTAGTTTTACGCATACGAGTGGATTGATTGGAGAATTGTTGCACATTGCGTTTACGCCTTCTTCCACTAATGATGTCCAGACGGAACCTCATCACATATTGTATGGTGAGGCGGAAAGGATACCAGGATTGATGAGTGCTACCAAAGGTGGCGGTGCATCGGTTTGTGCTGACATGTATGCCGAATGTAAATTATCACTATTGGATTCTTTTTCGAGTGTATTCCATGGATTATTAAGTGCAATGTGA